Proteins encoded within one genomic window of Flavobacterium sp. NG2:
- a CDS encoding restriction endonuclease, which yields MKVIKQSGERVNFEPEKLRSSLFKSGASVAVVDLILQKVSDEVYDGISTKNIYKKAFGLLKKGANSFAARYNVKTAIQMLGPAGFHFEKYIARLFESEKFETKINMTLQGKCVSHEVDILVKKNDRIEMVECKFHGSQAAVSDVKIPMYILSRYNDLNVKEHEIFSHKDVISSCLIVTNNRFTTDAIDFANCSGINLLSWDYPENNNLETKNLRDCLYPVTCLTTLASAEKDKLLNAGVILARELLEEPEVLNELNISSKRKINVLREVEELCKCF from the coding sequence ATGAAAGTAATAAAGCAATCAGGAGAACGTGTAAATTTTGAACCTGAAAAATTAAGAAGTTCCCTTTTTAAATCTGGTGCCAGTGTCGCTGTTGTAGATTTGATTTTACAAAAAGTAAGCGATGAGGTTTACGATGGCATTTCTACTAAGAATATTTATAAAAAAGCTTTTGGTTTACTAAAGAAGGGAGCAAATTCTTTTGCGGCTAGATATAATGTTAAGACAGCCATTCAAATGTTGGGTCCAGCAGGTTTCCATTTTGAAAAATATATTGCTCGGCTTTTTGAGTCTGAAAAATTTGAAACCAAGATTAATATGACCTTACAAGGAAAATGTGTGTCGCATGAGGTGGATATCTTGGTTAAAAAAAATGATAGAATTGAAATGGTTGAATGTAAGTTTCATGGTAGTCAAGCAGCGGTTTCAGATGTTAAAATTCCAATGTATATCCTTTCTCGATACAATGATTTAAATGTAAAAGAGCATGAAATATTTTCGCATAAAGATGTAATAAGCAGTTGCTTGATAGTAACTAACAATCGTTTTACAACTGATGCTATTGATTTTGCAAATTGTTCAGGTATTAATTTGTTGAGTTGGGATTATCCTGAAAACAATAATTTGGAAACTAAAAATCTTAGAGATTGCCTGTATCCAGTAACTTGTTTAACGACTTTGGCTTCCGCCGAAAAAGATAAGTTGTTGAATGCGGGAGTGATTTTAGCTAGAGAATTGCTTGAAGAGCCCGAAGTGTTAAATGAATTAAATATTAGTTCCAAAAGAAAGATAAATGTTTTAAGAGAGGTTGAAGAATTATGTAAATGTTTTTAG
- a CDS encoding polyribonucleotide nucleotidyltransferase, which produces MIPQLFVENIDLGDGRNITIETGRLAKQADGSVVVRIGKTVILGTVVAARKASPGIDFLPLTVDYREKFAAAGRFPGGFFKREARPSDSEVLTMRLVDRVLRPLFPDDYHAEVQVMIQLMSYDEDVMPDALAGLAASAALALSDIPFEKLISEVRVGRVDGKFIVNPSRAQLALSDIDMMIGASTDSIAMVEGEMKEISEAEMLEAIKFAHEHIKVQIAAQERLAAAFGKKETRTYEEEKEDEAIYAKVKAAAYDKIYAIASKGSSKQERTAAFEEVKEEVKGLFTEEELAENGDLVSKYFKKTNKEAVRNVTLDLGTRLDGRKTTEIRPIWSEVDYLPSVHGSALFTRGETQALATATLGTSREANQIDSPSEQGEEKFYLHYNFPPFSTGEARPLRGTSRREVGHGNLAQRALKNMIPADCPYTIRVVSEVLESNGSSSMATVCAGTLSLMDAGIQMIRPVSGIAMGLITDGERFAVLSDILGDEDHLGDMDFKVTGTSEGITACQMDIKIDGLKYEIMEAALAQARDGRLHILGKLIETLAAPKVDVKAHAPKIITRTIPGAYIGALIGPGGKVIQELQKATGTTIVINEVDEQGVIEILGTDPTGIEAVLAKIKSITFKPQVGEAYEVKVIKMLDFGAVVEYTEAPGNEVLLHVSELAWERTENVTDVVNMGDVFQVKYLGVDPKTRKEKVSRKALIARPPREAKQE; this is translated from the coding sequence ATGATTCCACAATTATTTGTAGAAAACATCGATTTAGGTGATGGAAGAAACATCACAATCGAAACAGGTCGTTTAGCTAAACAAGCTGACGGTTCTGTAGTAGTAAGAATAGGAAAAACAGTTATTTTAGGAACTGTAGTTGCTGCAAGAAAAGCAAGTCCTGGAATTGACTTTTTGCCACTTACTGTAGATTATCGTGAAAAATTTGCTGCTGCGGGACGTTTCCCAGGTGGATTTTTCAAAAGAGAAGCGCGTCCAAGTGACAGCGAAGTATTAACAATGCGTTTAGTAGACCGTGTTTTACGTCCACTTTTCCCAGATGATTACCATGCAGAAGTTCAGGTAATGATCCAATTAATGTCTTACGACGAAGACGTAATGCCAGATGCATTAGCAGGTTTAGCAGCATCAGCAGCTTTAGCTTTATCTGACATTCCTTTCGAAAAATTAATTTCTGAAGTGAGAGTAGGTCGTGTTGATGGAAAATTCATTGTTAACCCAAGTCGTGCACAATTAGCATTATCTGATATTGATATGATGATTGGAGCTTCAACTGACTCTATCGCAATGGTAGAAGGTGAGATGAAAGAAATCTCAGAAGCTGAAATGCTTGAAGCAATTAAATTTGCTCACGAGCACATCAAAGTACAAATTGCTGCACAAGAACGTTTGGCTGCTGCATTTGGAAAAAAAGAAACAAGAACCTACGAAGAAGAAAAAGAAGACGAAGCTATTTACGCTAAAGTAAAAGCTGCAGCTTACGATAAAATCTACGCTATTGCTAGCAAAGGTTCTTCTAAACAAGAACGTACAGCTGCATTTGAAGAAGTAAAAGAAGAAGTAAAAGGGTTGTTTACTGAAGAAGAATTAGCTGAAAACGGAGATTTAGTTTCTAAATACTTCAAAAAAACAAATAAAGAAGCTGTTCGTAACGTAACCTTAGATTTAGGAACACGTTTGGACGGAAGAAAAACTACTGAAATCAGACCTATCTGGAGTGAAGTAGATTATTTACCATCTGTACACGGATCAGCTTTGTTTACACGTGGAGAAACTCAAGCTTTGGCTACTGCAACTTTAGGAACTTCTAGAGAAGCTAACCAAATTGACTCGCCTAGCGAGCAAGGTGAAGAAAAATTCTACTTACATTATAACTTCCCTCCTTTCTCTACTGGTGAAGCACGTCCTTTGAGAGGAACTTCAAGAAGAGAAGTAGGTCACGGAAACTTAGCTCAAAGAGCTTTGAAAAACATGATTCCTGCTGATTGTCCTTACACTATTCGTGTAGTATCTGAAGTTTTAGAATCTAACGGATCCTCTTCTATGGCAACTGTTTGTGCTGGAACTTTATCATTAATGGATGCTGGTATCCAAATGATTCGTCCAGTTTCAGGAATTGCAATGGGATTAATTACTGACGGAGAGCGTTTTGCTGTATTGTCTGATATTCTTGGTGACGAAGATCACTTAGGAGATATGGACTTTAAAGTAACTGGAACTTCTGAAGGAATTACAGCTTGCCAAATGGACATCAAAATTGATGGATTGAAATACGAAATTATGGAAGCGGCACTAGCACAAGCTCGTGATGGTCGTTTGCATATCCTTGGTAAATTAATCGAAACATTGGCTGCTCCAAAAGTAGATGTAAAAGCACACGCTCCAAAAATCATCACAAGAACCATTCCTGGTGCTTACATTGGTGCATTAATTGGACCTGGTGGAAAAGTAATTCAAGAATTACAAAAAGCTACTGGAACTACCATCGTAATCAACGAAGTAGACGAGCAAGGTGTTATCGAAATCTTAGGAACGGATCCTACTGGAATCGAAGCGGTATTGGCTAAAATTAAGTCAATCACTTTCAAACCACAAGTAGGAGAAGCTTACGAAGTGAAAGTAATCAAAATGCTAGATTTTGGTGCAGTAGTAGAATATACTGAAGCTCCAGGAAACGAAGTTTTATTACACGTATCTGAATTGGCTTGGGAACGTACTGAAAACGTAACCGATGTAGTAAACATGGGAGATGTATTCCAAGTGAAATACTTAGGTGTTGACCCAAAAACTAGAAAAGAGAAAGTGTCAAGAAAAGCACTTATCGCTAGACCTCCACGCGAGGCAAAACAAGAGTAA
- the xrtF gene encoding exosortase family protein XrtF, with protein sequence MKKYLIIYKPFLLFLAKFFLTYFLLTLVYQAYLQRYGANDIDAVTVLVAKNTTNVLDVFNVDFKIEENHSEQYIKLLYNQKYVARMVEGCNAISIVILFIAFIVSFSGKIKTTLLFILGGSVLIYTLNVLRVAILCVLLYSFPEQETILHRVFFPLFIYGFVFVLWVIWVNKYSLYAKNTIPT encoded by the coding sequence TTGAAAAAATACCTTATAATTTACAAACCATTTTTGCTTTTTTTAGCTAAATTTTTCTTGACTTATTTCTTGCTGACTTTGGTTTATCAAGCCTATTTGCAGCGTTATGGGGCAAATGATATTGATGCGGTAACTGTATTGGTGGCTAAAAACACGACCAATGTGCTTGATGTTTTTAATGTTGATTTCAAAATAGAAGAAAATCATTCAGAGCAGTATATTAAATTGCTATACAATCAAAAATATGTCGCTCGTATGGTGGAAGGTTGTAATGCCATTAGTATTGTGATTTTATTTATTGCTTTTATTGTCTCTTTTTCGGGGAAAATAAAAACGACATTGTTGTTTATTTTAGGCGGTTCTGTCTTGATTTATACTTTAAATGTCTTGCGAGTTGCCATATTGTGTGTGTTGTTGTATTCTTTTCCTGAACAAGAAACAATTTTGCATCGTGTCTTTTTTCCGTTGTTTATCTACGGTTTTGTTTTTGTGCTATGGGTAATCTGGGTTAATAAATATTCTTTATATGCTAAAAATACTATTCCAACATAA
- the rpsO gene encoding 30S ribosomal protein S15: MYLTKEGKAEIFAQHGGKAENTGSAEGQIALFSFRINHLTGHLKKNRHDYNTERSLVKLVGKRRSLLDYLKKKDINRYREIIKVLGIRK, translated from the coding sequence ATGTATTTAACTAAAGAAGGAAAAGCGGAAATTTTCGCTCAACACGGAGGAAAAGCAGAAAACACTGGTTCTGCTGAAGGGCAAATCGCTTTGTTCTCATTCAGAATCAACCACTTGACTGGACACTTGAAAAAAAATCGTCACGATTACAACACAGAGCGTTCACTTGTGAAATTAGTAGGTAAAAGAAGATCTTTACTTGACTACTTGAAAAAGAAAGATATCAACAGATATCGTGAAATTATCAAAGTATTGGGTATCAGAAAATAG
- a CDS encoding MBL fold metallo-hydrolase — protein MRVQFIGGAGTVTGSKTLIESDGLRILIDCGLFQGVKMLRELNWEPLPILASTIDIVLLTHGHLDHCGWLPRLVNEGFNGKIYCSGPTFSVAKLIMVDSAKIQEEEAEKANEKNYSKHEQAEPLYTVEQAEKVFPLFRTVKPFASVVLAEDVTAIFTPVGHIIGACSITLKIEGKSLVFSGDVGRDNDLLLDPPVKPKHADYVFLESTYGDRLHPDTDAKLELEQYVNSAFEKRGTIIIPSFAVERAQGVMYLLWQLKKEKKIPDIPYIVDSPMGASAFQVFFNNTDWHKLSLADCQAMSKMFSIHSDYQETLDAIYDKGPKVVVAASGMITGGRVLSYLEYYIGLPETVVAIVGYQAEGTRGRKLLEGAKSIKIYGNYYTVRAKVVEIQGMSAHGDQKDLLNWISELESKPKKVFLVHGENGPADELRFKIREDYGYDCTIPQRGQEYYI, from the coding sequence ATGAGAGTTCAATTTATAGGAGGAGCTGGGACAGTGACAGGTTCGAAGACTTTAATAGAGAGTGATGGATTGCGAATTTTAATTGATTGTGGTCTTTTTCAAGGTGTCAAAATGTTAAGAGAGCTCAATTGGGAGCCTTTGCCTATTTTAGCATCTACAATAGATATTGTTTTGTTGACTCATGGACATTTAGACCATTGTGGATGGCTACCAAGATTAGTCAATGAGGGTTTTAACGGAAAGATCTATTGTTCAGGTCCTACTTTTTCGGTTGCAAAATTGATTATGGTAGATAGTGCTAAAATTCAAGAGGAAGAGGCTGAAAAAGCAAATGAAAAGAATTATTCGAAGCATGAACAAGCTGAGCCTTTGTATACTGTCGAACAAGCGGAAAAAGTTTTTCCTTTGTTTCGGACTGTTAAACCATTTGCTTCGGTTGTTTTAGCTGAGGATGTGACGGCTATTTTTACTCCTGTAGGTCATATTATTGGGGCTTGTAGCATAACTTTAAAAATAGAGGGTAAGTCACTTGTTTTTTCTGGTGATGTTGGTAGGGATAATGATTTGTTGTTAGATCCTCCTGTTAAGCCTAAACATGCTGATTACGTTTTTCTAGAAAGTACTTATGGCGATAGGTTACATCCTGATACCGATGCAAAGTTGGAATTAGAGCAATATGTGAATTCGGCTTTTGAAAAGCGGGGAACAATCATTATTCCCAGTTTTGCTGTTGAACGAGCCCAAGGGGTAATGTATTTGTTGTGGCAGTTAAAAAAAGAAAAGAAAATTCCAGACATTCCATATATCGTAGATTCTCCAATGGGAGCAAGTGCCTTTCAAGTTTTTTTCAACAATACGGATTGGCATAAATTATCGTTGGCTGATTGTCAAGCCATGAGTAAAATGTTTAGTATTCATTCCGATTATCAAGAAACATTGGATGCTATTTATGATAAAGGTCCTAAGGTTGTAGTTGCGGCCAGCGGTATGATAACGGGTGGACGCGTTTTAAGTTATTTAGAATATTATATTGGTCTGCCAGAAACTGTAGTTGCTATTGTAGGTTATCAGGCAGAAGGTACAAGAGGGAGAAAGTTGTTGGAAGGTGCTAAGTCAATCAAGATTTATGGGAATTATTATACGGTGCGTGCTAAAGTCGTGGAAATTCAAGGAATGTCGGCACATGGAGACCAAAAGGATTTATTAAATTGGATTTCCGAATTAGAAAGCAAACCTAAAAAAGTCTTTTTAGTACATGGAGAAAATGGCCCTGCTGACGAACTTCGATTTAAGATTAGAGAGGATTATGGTTATGATTGTACGATACCTCAGAGGGGACAAGAGTATTATATCTAA
- the murI gene encoding glutamate racemase, whose translation MDNNKPIGIFDSGIGGTSIWREIHQLLPAEKTIYLADSKNAPYGQKTKQEIIALCMKNTDLLLQMDCKLIVVACNTATTNAIKELRDKYAIPFIGIEPAIKPAALNSKTQKIGILATQGTLISELFNKTAEKFQTTKIIEQVGHGLVQLIEGGEINSSEMTELLKSYLQPMIDADIDHLVLGCSHYPYLIPQIKKILPEHIQIIDSGQAVAKQTQKVLENQVGFSTEKENQPIFYTNTNPSVLKGILGKDFQVEELDF comes from the coding sequence ATGGACAACAACAAACCTATAGGCATTTTTGATTCCGGAATAGGAGGAACTTCTATATGGAGAGAAATACATCAGCTATTACCAGCTGAAAAAACTATCTATCTAGCTGACAGCAAAAACGCTCCTTATGGACAAAAAACAAAACAGGAGATTATTGCACTTTGCATGAAAAACACCGATTTGTTGTTACAAATGGACTGCAAATTGATTGTCGTAGCCTGCAATACCGCAACTACAAACGCCATCAAAGAATTAAGAGACAAATACGCCATTCCTTTTATTGGAATTGAACCCGCTATTAAACCTGCAGCTCTAAATTCTAAAACACAAAAAATTGGAATTCTCGCTACTCAAGGCACACTCATTAGTGAACTATTCAATAAAACTGCCGAGAAATTTCAAACGACTAAAATCATTGAACAAGTGGGTCATGGTTTGGTTCAACTAATCGAAGGCGGCGAAATCAATTCGTCTGAAATGACAGAACTTTTAAAATCATATTTGCAGCCTATGATAGATGCCGACATAGATCATCTAGTATTAGGATGTAGTCATTACCCCTATCTTATCCCACAAATAAAAAAAATACTTCCTGAGCATATCCAAATAATTGACTCAGGACAGGCTGTAGCAAAACAAACGCAGAAAGTACTAGAAAATCAAGTTGGCTTTTCAACTGAAAAAGAAAATCAGCCTATATTCTACACCAACACAAATCCATCTGTTTTAAAAGGTATCCTTGGAAAAGATTTCCAAGTAGAAGAACTAGACTTTTAA
- a CDS encoding exosortase F system-associated membrane protein has product MLKILFQHKVRFLLGVCLVFLLALVRVFEHDLFYDPFLGYFEGDFHNQPLPLFHSFQLFLGLLFRYSLNMLISLALIYVIFKEIEMIKFSFLLYILFFSFLIICFFSVIYVYGASNNLMLFYIRRFLIQPLFVLLFIPAFYYQKQSK; this is encoded by the coding sequence ATGCTAAAAATACTATTCCAACATAAGGTTAGGTTTTTACTTGGCGTTTGCTTGGTTTTCTTGTTGGCATTGGTTCGTGTTTTTGAACACGATTTGTTTTATGACCCGTTCTTGGGGTATTTTGAAGGTGATTTTCATAATCAACCCTTGCCATTATTTCATTCGTTTCAATTGTTTTTAGGATTATTGTTTCGCTATTCATTGAATATGTTGATTTCATTGGCTTTGATTTATGTTATTTTCAAAGAAATCGAAATGATTAAATTTTCTTTCTTACTCTATATTTTATTCTTTTCGTTTTTAATTATTTGCTTCTTTAGTGTTATATATGTTTATGGGGCTAGCAATAATTTAATGCTTTTTTATATCCGTAGATTTTTGATTCAACCACTGTTTGTTTTATTGTTTATTCCAGCCTTTTATTATCAAAAACAATCCAAATAG